Proteins encoded together in one Lathyrus oleraceus cultivar Zhongwan6 chromosome 5, CAAS_Psat_ZW6_1.0, whole genome shotgun sequence window:
- the LOC127086180 gene encoding sugar transport protein 10, which produces MAGGVLVASTNGRQYDGKVTMFVLVTCLVAAMGGLLFGYDLGITGGVTSMEPFLVKFFPGVYKQMKDESGHESQYCKFDNELLTLFTSSLYLAALVASLFASITTRMLGRKASMFAGGLFFLVGALLNGFAVNIEMLIIGRILLGFGVGYCNQSVPVYLSEMAPAKIRGALNMGFQMMITIGILGANIINYFTSNIESGWRISLGIGAVPAILLCIGSFFLGDTPNSMIERGQREGAKKMLQKIRGIDNVDEEFQDLIDASEEAKKVEHPWKNITQLRYRPQLTFCSLIPFFQQLTGINVIMFYAPVLFKTLGFGNDASLMSSVITGGVNVVATFVSIFTVDKFGRKILFLEGGVQMFICQIVVGSMIAIKFGVSGEGSFTHSEANLLLFFICAYVAAYAWSWGPLGWLVPSEICSLEVRSAGQATNVAVNMLFTFVIAQVFLTMLCHLKFGLFFFFAGFVLIMTIFIVLFFPETNNVPIEEMNKVWKSHWFWTKFVPDVVVDHDHKVVV; this is translated from the exons ATGGCAGGTGGAGTTTTAGTTGCTTCAACAAATGGAAGGCAATATGATGGGAAGGTTACAATGTTTGTTTTGGTCACATGTTTGGTGGCGGCCATGGGAGGTCTACTTTTCGGTTATGATCTTGGTATTACAGGAGGAGTGACTTCCATGGAACCATTCTTGGTTAAATTCTTCCCTGGTGTTTACAAACAAATGAAAGATGAATCTGGACACGAGAGCCAATATTGCAAATTTGATAACGAACTACTTACTTTGTTCACATCTTCCTTGTATCTTGCAGCTTTGGTAGCTTCTTTATTTGCTTCCATAACTACAAGAATGTTAGGACGCAAAGCCTCAATGTTTGCAGGTGGCTTGTTTTTCCTTGTTGGTGCATTGCTCAATGGTTTTGCTGTAAACATTGAAATGCTTATAATTGGTCGCATATTACTTGGTTTTGGTGTAGGATATTGTAATCAG TCAGTTCCAGTGTATTTGTCTGAAATGGCTCCAGCAAAGATTAGAGGTGCGCTCAACATGGGCTTCCAAATGATGATCACTATTGGAATCCTAGGGGCAAACATTATCAACTATTTTACTTCAAATATTGAGAGTGGATGGAGAATTTCTTTGGGTATCGGAGCCGTCCCTGCAATTTTGTTATGTATAGGATCTTTTTTCTTAGGCGACACACCAAACTCTATGATTGAAAGGGGCCAAAGAGAAGGAGCTAAGAAAATGTTGCAAAAGATTCGTGGAATTGATAATGTTGATGAGGAGTTCCAAGATCTAATTGATGCTAGTGAGGAAGCCAAAAAGGTGGAACATCCATGGAAGAATATTACACAATTGAGATACAGACCTCAACTAACATTTTGCTCTCTCATTCCATTCTTCCAACAACTCACGGGCATCAATGTTATCATGTTCTATGCCCCCGTCCTTTTCAAAACTTTGGGCTTTGGAAACGATGCTTCCCTCATGTCCTCAGTAATTACCGGAGGTGTCAACGTTGTTGCTACGTTTGTTTCCATCTTCACTGTGGACAAGTTTGGAAGAAAGATTTTGTTTCTTGAAGGTGGTGTCCAAATGTTTATTTGTCAG ATTGTTGTTGGAAGCATGATTGCTATCAAGTTTGGGGTTAGCGGTGAAGGATCGTTTACACATTCTGAAGCCAATCTTCTTTTGTTCTTTATATGTGCCTATGTTGCGGCATATGCATGGTCTTGGGGTCCATTGGGATGGTTAGTTCCTAGTGAAATATGCTCTCTTGAGGTTCGCTCTGCAGGTCAAGCTACCAATGTTGCTGTGAACATGTTGTTTACCTTTGTCATTGCTCAAGTTTTTCTTACTATGCTTTGTCACTTGAAGTTTGGACTTTTCTTCTTCTTTGCTGGCTTTGTGCTTATAATGACAATATTCATTGTCTTGTTTTTTCCTGAGACAAATAATGTCCCAATTGAAGAAATGAACAAAGTGTGGAAGTCTCATTGGTTTTGGACAAAATTTGTTCCAGATGTTGTCGTTGATCATGACCATAAGGTCGTTGTTTGA
- the LOC127086183 gene encoding sugar transport protein 10, producing the protein MAGGVLVASTNGRQYDGKVTMFVLVTCLVAAMGGLLFGYDLGITGGVTSMEPFLVKFFPGVYKQMKDESGHESQYCKFDNELLTLFTSSLYLAALVASLFASITTRMLGRKASMFAGGLFFLVGALLNGFAVNIEMLIIGRILLGFGVGYCNQSVPVYLSEMAPAKIRGALNMGFQMMITIGILGANIINYFTSNIESGWRISLGIGAVPAILLCIGSFFLGDTPNSMIERGQREGAKKMLQKIRGIDNVDEEFQDLIDASEEAKKVEHPWKNITQLRYRPQLTFCSLIPFFQQLTGINVIMFYAPVLFKTLGFGNDASLMSSVITGGVNVVATFVSIFTVDKFGRKILFLEGGVQMFICQIVVGSMIAIKFGVSGEGSFTHSEANLLLFFICAYVAAYAWSWGPLGWLVPSEICSLEVRSAGQATNVAVNMLFTFVIAQVFLTMLCHLKFGLFFFFAGFVLIMTIFIVMFFPETNNVPIEEMNKVWKSHWFWTKFVPDVVVDHDHKVVV; encoded by the exons ATGGCAGGTGGAGTTTTAGTTGCTTCAACAAATGGAAGGCAATATGATGGGAAGGTTACAATGTTTGTTTTGGTCACATGTTTGGTGGCGGCCATGGGAGGTCTACTTTTCGGTTATGATCTTGGTATTACAGGAGGAGTGACTTCCATGGAACCATTCTTGGTTAAATTCTTCCCTGGTGTTTACAAACAAATGAAAGATGAATCTGGACACGAGAGCCAATATTGCAAATTTGATAACGAACTACTTACTTTGTTCACATCTTCCTTGTATCTTGCAGCTTTGGTAGCTTCTTTATTTGCTTCCATAACTACAAGAATGTTAGGACGCAAAGCCTCAATGTTTGCAGGTGGCTTGTTTTTCCTTGTTGGTGCATTGCTCAATGGTTTTGCTGTAAACATTGAAATGCTTATAATTGGTCGCATATTACTTGGTTTTGGTGTAGGATATTGTAATCAG TCAGTTCCAGTGTATTTGTCTGAAATGGCTCCAGCAAAGATTAGAGGTGCGCTCAACATGGGCTTCCAAATGATGATCACTATTGGAATCCTAGGGGCAAACATTATCAACTATTTTACTTCAAATATTGAGAGTGGATGGAGAATTTCTTTGGGTATCGGAGCCGTCCCTGCAATTTTGTTATGTATAGGATCTTTTTTCTTAGGCGACACACCAAACTCTATGATTGAAAGGGGCCAAAGAGAAGGAGCTAAGAAAATGTTGCAAAAGATTCGTGGAATTGATAATGTTGATGAGGAGTTCCAAGATCTAATTGATGCTAGTGAGGAAGCCAAAAAGGTGGAACATCCATGGAAGAATATTACACAATTGAGATACAGACCTCAACTAACATTTTGCTCTCTCATTCCATTCTTCCAACAACTCACGGGCATCAATGTTATCATGTTCTATGCCCCCGTCCTTTTCAAAACTTTGGGCTTTGGAAACGATGCTTCCCTCATGTCCTCAGTAATTACCGGAGGTGTCAACGTTGTTGCTACGTTTGTTTCCATCTTCACTGTGGACAAGTTTGGAAGAAAGATTTTGTTTCTTGAAGGTGGTGTCCAAATGTTTATTTGTCAG ATTGTTGTTGGAAGCATGATTGCTATCAAGTTTGGGGTTAGCGGTGAAGGATCGTTTACACATTCTGAAGCCAATCTTCTTTTGTTCTTTATATGTGCCTATGTTGCGGCATATGCATGGTCTTGGGGTCCATTGGGATGGTTAGTTCCTAGTGAAATATGCTCTCTTGAGGTTCGCTCTGCAGGTCAAGCTACCAATGTTGCTGTGAACATGTTGTTTACCTTTGTCATTGCTCAAGTTTTTCTTACTATGCTTTGTCACTTGAAGTTTGGACTTTTCTTCTTCTTTGCTGGCTTTGTGCTTATAATGACAATATTCATTGTCATGTTTTTTCCTGAGACAAATAATGTCCCAATTGAAGAAATGAACAAAGTGTGGAAGTCTCATTGGTTTTGGACAAAATTTGTTCCAGATGTTGTCGTTGATCATGACCATAAGGTCGTTGTTTGA